One window of the Shewanella maritima genome contains the following:
- a CDS encoding curli production assembly/transport protein CsgE: MKPLVWTALCFALVHTSVLAGPVNHTPPEEPEQTGKADDKYLKQKPTQSQSISDATPKAESDLVDGLILNRAMTRFGHRFYREFVSAYRDINGTSQHSGLTIKEFATARSGSKLSVMHNRKPIFVTFVSPASRNIDRQAAGAAKHVDALLKKHQQQSKWSAFTDPDLAPDEI; this comes from the coding sequence ATGAAACCCCTAGTGTGGACAGCGCTGTGTTTTGCGCTTGTCCACACCAGTGTGCTTGCAGGTCCGGTCAACCACACCCCGCCTGAAGAACCTGAGCAAACGGGTAAAGCTGACGATAAGTATCTAAAACAGAAGCCTACTCAATCTCAGAGTATTAGTGATGCCACGCCCAAAGCAGAATCTGACTTAGTTGATGGGCTCATTCTCAATCGCGCCATGACCCGATTTGGACATCGATTTTATCGAGAATTTGTGAGTGCATATCGAGACATTAACGGCACAAGTCAGCATTCAGGGCTCACTATTAAAGAATTCGCTACTGCTCGCAGCGGCAGTAAGCTCAGCGTGATGCACAACCGCAAACCGATATTTGTGACTTTCGTGTCACCCGCGTCACGCAATATTGATCGACAAGCTGCAGGAGCGGCTAAGCATGTTGATGCCTTATTAAAGAAGCATCAGCAGCAGTCAAAGTGGAGCGCATTTACCGACCCGGATCTTGCGCCAGACGAAATATAA
- a CDS encoding response regulator transcription factor, with the protein MFKVVNWMIVSRSQMLVDLLECRWPQEFLVNLSKATPGEMARKLPLKAVSMVVFDLSTIDLQQAYQLQRLVEREYSHTHTVFINFPKQVDAKFLIHPATTLGAFYAEASLAEISAGFNELLKGRSVFPQDLQQSMTCNDIDDDSEQLTIREREVLQALLSGSTNLDIANRLFVSESTIKTHLYRAFRKIGVSSRGQAIAWAQTHMHEVRV; encoded by the coding sequence ATGTTTAAAGTCGTAAATTGGATGATAGTTTCTCGTTCGCAAATGTTAGTCGATTTGCTTGAATGTCGTTGGCCACAGGAGTTTTTGGTTAACCTTTCAAAGGCAACACCTGGCGAGATGGCTCGTAAGTTACCCTTAAAAGCTGTATCTATGGTTGTGTTTGATTTATCAACGATTGACCTACAGCAAGCGTACCAACTACAGCGCTTAGTCGAGCGCGAGTACAGCCACACCCACACTGTATTTATTAATTTCCCTAAGCAAGTGGATGCGAAGTTTTTAATCCATCCAGCTACGACACTAGGGGCGTTTTACGCAGAGGCAAGTTTGGCAGAGATCAGCGCAGGCTTTAATGAGTTATTAAAAGGCCGTAGCGTGTTCCCTCAGGATTTACAGCAGTCAATGACGTGTAACGACATTGATGATGATTCAGAACAATTAACCATTCGCGAGCGCGAAGTACTCCAAGCATTGCTTAGTGGTAGTACCAATCTTGATATTGCGAATCGCCTATTTGTGAGTGAATCAACCATTAAAACCCACCTTTACCGTGCATTTAGGAAGATTGGTGTTTCTAGCCGCGGTCAAGCAATTGCTTGGGCGCAAACCCATATGCATGAGGTGAGAGTATGA
- a CDS encoding beta strand repeat-containing protein codes for MKYSKIALLVSSMMMASGAYASNTNTATVGQNGAGNSVTVTQQVNSSDNTAEVDQTGDSNVATVSQADTSNTLADIDQTGSSNTASISQFSSTQTATATISTTGDNNDASIVQRFNNGDNAQALVNQVGSDNDAIIDQNNGDGANSTINQLGSGDMAEISNVWSDYADATINQSVGGGNNAFISQDSSDYASATVNQDGTGNQGTITQSTSTFFQSNTDDTVATLSQTGDGNIGTIDQTGVSNDATTSQNGVGNDSAVNQSGDDNMSMLTQMGDSNIATVAQSGGLNEATASQDGMGNQSSVTQSGDDNMSMLTQTGDTNVATVLQSGTLASATLMQSGMGSMAFVDQSGASNSADVEQSGSMQTATVTQLDSENIADIDQQNTGNSATVMQSGNSGAGFGNLATINQVGDGDTASVTQFGDSNEAVVQTSGDSFSNNITVLQTGVSNYAGAASELGGSSSITITQTGNGNSVGNLPGAANYYGASIGAGTYGSDNIITVDQVGNDNQAYADSADVSSVVDIDQTGDLNTAVAESWAGTDNEILISQTGMSHNSDVFVSGAGNNMVSITQTDASNNAAVNTLGSGNTVTIVQGM; via the coding sequence ATGAAATATTCAAAAATCGCATTGCTAGTATCATCAATGATGATGGCATCTGGCGCTTATGCAAGTAATACAAATACTGCCACAGTTGGTCAAAATGGTGCTGGTAACTCAGTCACTGTGACTCAGCAAGTCAATAGCTCTGATAACACTGCTGAAGTTGACCAAACCGGTGATAGCAACGTCGCGACTGTAAGCCAGGCTGATACCAGCAATACTTTGGCCGACATTGATCAAACTGGTTCTTCTAACACTGCTAGCATTAGCCAGTTTAGTTCTACACAAACAGCGACAGCGACAATCAGCACAACTGGTGACAACAACGACGCATCAATTGTTCAGCGTTTTAATAATGGTGACAATGCTCAAGCATTAGTTAATCAAGTAGGTAGCGATAATGATGCAATCATTGATCAAAACAATGGTGATGGCGCTAACTCAACGATTAACCAGTTAGGCAGCGGCGACATGGCTGAAATCAGCAACGTTTGGTCTGATTATGCCGATGCAACCATCAATCAAAGTGTTGGCGGTGGTAACAACGCGTTTATTAGCCAAGACTCTTCAGATTATGCTTCTGCTACTGTTAATCAAGATGGCACTGGTAACCAAGGTACTATCACTCAATCTACTTCTACTTTCTTCCAGTCGAACACCGACGATACAGTAGCAACGCTTTCACAAACTGGTGATGGCAACATCGGTACTATCGATCAAACTGGTGTGTCTAATGATGCAACAACATCACAAAATGGTGTTGGTAATGACTCAGCAGTTAATCAGTCTGGTGATGATAACATGAGCATGCTGACACAAATGGGCGATTCGAATATTGCGACAGTTGCGCAATCTGGTGGCCTGAATGAAGCAACGGCTTCTCAAGATGGCATGGGTAACCAGTCTTCAGTCACACAGTCTGGTGACGATAATATGAGCATGTTGACTCAAACTGGCGATACTAACGTAGCAACTGTATTGCAATCTGGCACGCTTGCCTCTGCAACATTAATGCAATCAGGTATGGGCTCAATGGCTTTCGTTGACCAGTCTGGTGCATCAAACTCTGCAGATGTTGAGCAATCAGGTTCTATGCAAACAGCAACTGTGACGCAACTTGATAGTGAAAACATTGCTGATATCGACCAGCAAAACACAGGCAACTCTGCAACTGTTATGCAAAGCGGTAACTCTGGCGCAGGCTTTGGTAACTTAGCGACAATCAACCAAGTGGGTGATGGTGATACAGCTTCTGTAACTCAATTTGGTGATTCGAACGAAGCAGTTGTACAAACTTCTGGCGATAGCTTCTCAAATAACATCACTGTTTTACAAACCGGTGTGTCTAACTATGCTGGTGCCGCTTCTGAATTAGGTGGTTCGAGCTCTATCACTATTACACAAACAGGTAACGGTAACTCTGTAGGTAACCTTCCAGGTGCTGCTAACTACTATGGCGCTTCTATTGGTGCGGGTACCTATGGTAGTGACAACATTATCACGGTTGACCAAGTAGGTAATGACAACCAAGCATATGCTGATTCAGCTGATGTATCTTCGGTTGTTGATATTGACCAAACTGGTGACTTGAACACCGCTGTTGCTGAGTCTTGGGCTGGTACTGACAATGAGATCTTAATCTCTCAAACAGGTATGAGCCACAACTCTGATGTATTTGTTAGCGGTGCGGGTAACAACATGGTGAGCATTACGCAAACTGATGCGTCAAACAATGCCGCTGTGAATACCTTAGGTTCAGGTAACACAGTAACTATCGTTCAAGGTATGTAG
- a CDS encoding curlin: MTLNKREKFSHVTARAGMLALALCLSSFPSWGQQDLSEVDELGLYNNSARVNQVGDGMSTSLTQVGGDNLAIISQSGFSNQLVTNQQGFDNQLSATQFGSDIEATILQAGFGNRVLSSQNGEQLLLHISQIGTDNIAVVNQTGIENAIRIQQYGSGNAVGVTQWGNSQNVVVTQSSLSN; encoded by the coding sequence ATGACCTTGAATAAACGTGAAAAGTTTAGTCACGTTACAGCTAGAGCAGGGATGCTTGCTTTAGCGTTGTGTTTGAGTTCCTTTCCAAGTTGGGGTCAGCAAGACTTAAGTGAGGTGGATGAACTAGGCCTGTATAACAACAGCGCTCGGGTCAACCAAGTGGGTGATGGTATGTCTACATCCCTTACTCAAGTCGGTGGCGATAATCTTGCGATTATTAGTCAATCTGGCTTTTCAAATCAGCTAGTGACAAATCAGCAAGGTTTTGACAACCAATTGTCGGCTACCCAATTTGGTAGCGATATAGAAGCAACTATTTTGCAAGCAGGTTTTGGTAATCGTGTGTTATCTAGCCAAAACGGTGAGCAGCTGTTGCTACATATATCTCAGATTGGAACGGACAATATTGCGGTCGTTAATCAGACCGGAATCGAGAATGCAATTCGGATCCAGCAGTACGGCTCTGGAAATGCTGTAGGTGTGACACAGTGGGGAAATTCACAAAATGTTGTGGTTACCCAAAGTAGTTTATCTAACTAA
- a CDS encoding bifunctional protein-serine/threonine kinase/phosphatase produces MTVNKLSKQVTDNQALGSGLSACDSFHPQSVPSNQSNSTEHNDIELPSPNTGCEQTIDHLSHGQSLTVTVGQSSNAGVKAENQDAIGIRIPEGLALTTKGIVSVISDGVSTAEAAAQASQISVTNFIADYYSTPDTWGVQTSSTKVLTALNRWLYGLGQDYRDARRGFVCTFSALVLKSCSAHILHAGDSRVYLFRDGQISRLTQDHVTEVSGSKTYLTRALGMDVKLSVDYRKLSIRQGDVFLLTTDGIHDVLTDNELASRLSRFVQTNQFQDNDCEHFCQQLIAKALDCASNDNLSAQLLFISDLPDQQIEDVYQQLSDKPFPPPMNVGNKLDGYQVTHILHQSQRSQVYRVVDSDGNAYCMKTPSVNYLDDAAYIERFVLESWVGNRIQNPNVVKVCHSSRHKSAVYYLTEFLGGVSLSQWIEHNPKSSVETVFTFVKQIEAGVRAFHRKETLHQDLKPDNIFVTRQEQVKIIDFGSCYIKGIAEIATPLVRDKILGTADYSAPELILGYQADSRADLFSLAVITYEMLAGQLPFAGKLAQCKTRHDYLKLSYIPVYQPNPMVPEWVDDVLRKALSIEPSFRFADTHEFVHELTRVNYPSRKSEFVPLIQRDPTRFWQAVSAILLMCLLLSIFFF; encoded by the coding sequence ATGACAGTAAATAAGCTATCTAAACAAGTTACAGATAACCAGGCCTTAGGGTCTGGTTTATCTGCTTGTGATAGTTTTCACCCTCAATCCGTTCCTTCAAATCAATCTAATAGCACAGAGCACAATGACATCGAGCTACCAAGCCCTAACACAGGGTGTGAACAGACGATCGATCACTTAAGTCACGGTCAGTCATTAACCGTCACCGTTGGTCAAAGCTCTAACGCGGGTGTGAAAGCAGAAAATCAAGACGCCATTGGTATACGTATACCTGAAGGTCTGGCGCTTACTACCAAAGGCATTGTTAGTGTAATTAGTGATGGCGTGAGCACTGCTGAAGCTGCAGCTCAAGCATCGCAGATTAGTGTGACTAACTTTATTGCCGATTATTATTCCACACCCGATACCTGGGGGGTACAAACTTCAAGTACCAAGGTGTTAACCGCGCTCAACCGCTGGCTTTACGGCTTAGGTCAAGATTACCGCGATGCTCGCCGTGGCTTTGTGTGTACCTTTAGTGCGCTGGTACTTAAGTCTTGTTCAGCACATATTTTACATGCCGGAGATTCGAGGGTTTATCTATTTCGTGATGGTCAAATAAGCCGGTTAACACAAGATCATGTTACTGAGGTTAGTGGTAGCAAAACGTATTTGACACGCGCCTTAGGCATGGATGTCAAACTTAGCGTCGATTATCGCAAGCTGTCGATACGACAAGGCGATGTCTTCCTGCTCACGACTGATGGTATTCACGATGTGTTGACTGACAATGAGCTTGCAAGTCGGCTCAGTCGGTTTGTTCAAACTAACCAGTTCCAAGACAATGACTGTGAGCATTTTTGTCAGCAGTTGATCGCTAAAGCACTTGACTGCGCCAGTAATGACAACCTTAGTGCGCAGCTGTTGTTTATCAGTGACTTACCCGATCAACAAATAGAAGATGTTTACCAGCAACTTTCTGACAAACCGTTTCCTCCACCGATGAATGTCGGTAATAAGCTTGATGGCTATCAGGTTACGCACATCTTGCACCAATCTCAGCGTAGTCAAGTTTATCGAGTGGTGGATTCAGACGGCAATGCTTATTGCATGAAGACGCCTTCGGTTAATTATCTCGATGACGCGGCATACATTGAGCGCTTTGTACTAGAAAGTTGGGTAGGTAACCGGATTCAAAACCCAAACGTGGTTAAGGTTTGCCACAGCTCTCGGCACAAGTCTGCAGTGTATTACTTGACTGAGTTTCTGGGCGGTGTGAGTCTATCGCAGTGGATTGAGCATAATCCAAAGTCATCAGTCGAAACTGTATTTACATTTGTAAAACAAATAGAAGCAGGTGTCAGAGCATTTCATCGAAAAGAGACGCTGCATCAAGACTTAAAGCCGGACAATATTTTTGTTACCAGACAAGAACAGGTAAAGATTATTGACTTTGGTTCATGTTACATCAAAGGCATAGCAGAGATAGCAACGCCGCTGGTGCGAGACAAAATCCTTGGTACTGCTGACTATAGTGCACCAGAGCTAATACTTGGGTATCAGGCAGATAGTCGAGCCGATCTGTTTTCATTGGCAGTAATCACTTATGAAATGCTCGCAGGGCAATTACCTTTTGCGGGTAAACTTGCGCAATGCAAAACTCGTCATGATTATCTAAAACTTAGCTATATACCCGTGTATCAACCAAATCCTATGGTGCCAGAGTGGGTTGATGATGTATTACGTAAAGCACTATCAATAGAACCTAGTTTTCGTTTTGCTGATACTCATGAGTTTGTTCATGAGTTAACCCGCGTTAATTATCCAAGCCGAAAATCTGAATTTGTGCCGTTAATTCAGCGAGACCCAACACGGTTTTGGCAAGCTGTAAGCGCAATATTGCTAATGTGCTTACTATTGTCGATATTCTTCTTTTAA
- a CDS encoding NarK family nitrate/nitrite MFS transporter, whose translation MSSEKFNLFSFSGKMKIMHLSWMAFFVTFVVWFNAAPLMSVIADSLGLTKAQIKTLLILNVALTIPARIIIGMVTDKYGPRLTYSALLAICSIPCFMFAVADSFEQLAIARFMLGFIGAGFVIGIRMVSEWFPAKELGTAEGIYGGWGNFGSAAAAFTLPAVALAFGGDDGWRYAIGITGLMSLSFAFIYYFNVTDTPKGSTYFKPKKAGGLEVTSKKDFILLIIMKIPMYATLALLGWKLSPAGVSMLSNEMTTAIYVGLVVVFAFDFFQTYQVNKHIFEKEVPEFERYEFKQVAVLNVLYFTTFGSELAVVSMLPLFFAETFELGMAQAGMVASSYAFMNLMSRPGGGWLSDRFGRKSTLLILTAGLALGYFSVAQIDGSWALPLAVIVVMACSFFVQGGEGAVFAAVPLIKRRLTGQIAGMTGAYGNVGAVFFLTVYSMVSTQTFFYVIGASAVFGFVTLLFMNEPSGHIAEVNEDGEVTLISVS comes from the coding sequence ATGAGTAGCGAAAAATTCAATTTGTTTTCATTTAGTGGAAAAATGAAAATCATGCACCTTAGCTGGATGGCATTTTTTGTCACCTTTGTAGTGTGGTTTAACGCAGCGCCATTAATGAGCGTGATTGCCGACAGTTTAGGGCTAACCAAAGCCCAGATTAAAACGCTGCTTATTTTAAACGTGGCATTGACCATTCCGGCACGGATCATCATTGGTATGGTCACAGATAAATACGGCCCTCGATTAACTTATTCTGCATTGCTGGCGATCTGTTCCATCCCTTGCTTTATGTTTGCAGTAGCTGACAGTTTCGAGCAGTTAGCGATAGCGCGCTTTATGCTTGGTTTTATTGGTGCAGGCTTTGTGATTGGCATTCGTATGGTCAGTGAGTGGTTCCCTGCTAAAGAGCTAGGTACAGCTGAAGGAATTTACGGTGGTTGGGGTAACTTTGGCTCAGCTGCAGCAGCCTTTACCTTACCTGCAGTGGCATTAGCATTTGGCGGTGATGACGGCTGGCGTTACGCCATTGGTATTACCGGCCTAATGAGCTTGAGTTTTGCATTTATCTATTACTTTAATGTTACCGATACGCCAAAGGGGTCAACTTATTTTAAACCTAAAAAAGCAGGTGGCTTAGAGGTCACTAGCAAGAAAGACTTTATTTTGCTGATCATTATGAAGATCCCTATGTATGCCACTTTGGCGTTGCTGGGCTGGAAGTTATCTCCTGCAGGTGTCTCTATGCTAAGTAATGAGATGACCACAGCGATTTATGTTGGGCTTGTGGTGGTGTTTGCGTTTGATTTCTTTCAAACCTATCAGGTAAATAAGCATATCTTTGAAAAAGAAGTACCTGAGTTTGAGCGCTACGAGTTCAAGCAGGTTGCTGTGCTCAATGTGCTGTACTTCACTACATTTGGCTCAGAGTTAGCGGTTGTGTCTATGCTGCCATTATTCTTTGCCGAAACCTTTGAATTGGGTATGGCGCAAGCCGGTATGGTTGCATCGAGTTATGCGTTTATGAACCTCATGTCTCGTCCTGGCGGTGGGTGGTTAAGTGATCGCTTTGGTCGTAAGTCGACTTTGCTTATCTTAACTGCGGGTTTAGCGTTAGGGTATTTCTCGGTAGCGCAAATTGACGGTAGCTGGGCGTTGCCGCTCGCTGTAATTGTTGTGATGGCATGCTCTTTCTTTGTACAAGGCGGTGAGGGCGCAGTATTTGCTGCGGTGCCACTGATCAAGCGCCGTTTAACTGGGCAAATTGCGGGTATGACTGGCGCATACGGTAATGTTGGGGCGGTGTTCTTTTTAACCGTTTACTCTATGGTGTCAACGCAAACCTTCTTCTATGTCATTGGCGCCAGCGCAGTGTTTGGCTTTGTTACCTTGCTGTTTATGAATGAGCCAAGTGGTCATATTGCTGAGGTCAATGAAGACGGTGAAGTGACCCTCATTAGCGTGAGTTAG
- the nirD gene encoding nitrite reductase small subunit NirD produces MSWVDVCDATSLPKGTGIAAWVEGSAVAIFDLGEDGLFALDNIDPATGVSLLARGLVCDMDGKLCVASPLYKHHYQLSSGVCLEDDALVAKPYQIKNQNGKILIKANAQGDV; encoded by the coding sequence ATGAGCTGGGTAGATGTATGTGACGCAACTAGCTTACCAAAAGGTACTGGTATTGCAGCTTGGGTTGAGGGAAGTGCAGTTGCTATTTTTGATCTAGGCGAAGATGGTTTGTTTGCGCTAGATAATATTGACCCAGCAACTGGGGTGAGCCTGCTCGCGAGAGGGTTAGTGTGTGATATGGACGGTAAGCTGTGTGTCGCTTCACCACTTTATAAGCACCATTATCAATTAAGCAGCGGCGTGTGTTTAGAAGATGACGCCTTGGTTGCCAAGCCTTATCAGATAAAAAATCAAAATGGCAAAATACTCATTAAAGCGAATGCTCAGGGGGATGTATGA
- the nirB gene encoding nitrite reductase large subunit NirB has protein sequence MADIKPKLVVIGNGMVGHHFIEQICSLKLQQSFEIHVFGEEPRPAYDRVQLSKYFETNSADPLMLASIDDYQSQDINLHLNAKVTGIDTESKTLTTESGECFCYDKLVLATGSFPFVPPINGNEREQCLVYRTIEDLEAITAAANKSKVGVVVGGGLLGLEAANALKQLGVKTHVVEFAPQLMPVQLNDKAGELLCSKIEDLGVSVHTSKATTAIIDGETALHRMTFNDDTYLETDMIVFSAGIRPQDSLARSSGIAIGERGGVEINDDCLTSAKDVYAIGECALWQGRIFGLVAPGYQMARVVASHIAAGTDSAAQTQQFKGADMSTKLKLLGVDVAAIGESRGFDNAQYVELSDNQAGIYKKLWLDESGTLLKGAVLIGDNADYNKLLDLYLSQDEIEGSAVDLLLAGAESEADLKDTSIVCSCHQVTKGDIVEAVKAGSHNMPEIKACTRAASGCGGCAPLVQKIIDQTLEAEGLDFNKGICEHFEHDRQALYHICKVEGIKDFETLIKTHGKSTDGHHYGCDICKPAAASIFASLSNDYVLNQDLSHVALQDTNDAYLGNLQKDGTYSIVPRIAGGEITPDKLIEIGQVAKEYDLYTKITGGQRIDLFGAQLAQLPEIWKRLIDAGFETGHAYGKSLRTVKSCVGSTWCRYGVQDSVGMAIALENRYKGLRSPHKLKFAVSGCTRECAEAQSKDIGVIASDKGWNLYVAGNGGMRPRHADLFATDLTTQELYTYIDRILMFYVKTADKLQRTSTWMESLEGGLEYLQSVVIEDALGVNAELEEQMDLIVERYQCEWKTSLEKPEFLSRFNEFVNPDSAPKVATHQYQRIREQRFPAVNADNSQGAGNIAIKQILDTDPQQHDPQQNDQQKNEQKAEQMEELV, from the coding sequence ATGGCAGACATAAAACCTAAGTTAGTCGTGATAGGTAATGGTATGGTTGGCCATCACTTTATCGAGCAAATTTGTTCGTTAAAGTTGCAGCAGAGCTTTGAGATACATGTATTTGGTGAAGAGCCTCGACCAGCGTACGACCGCGTACAATTATCTAAGTACTTTGAAACAAATAGTGCTGACCCATTGATGTTGGCAAGTATTGATGACTATCAAAGTCAGGATATCAATCTGCATTTAAATGCCAAAGTCACTGGCATAGATACCGAGTCTAAAACACTTACAACAGAGTCGGGCGAGTGCTTTTGCTATGACAAGTTAGTGTTAGCCACAGGCTCATTTCCTTTTGTCCCGCCAATTAACGGTAACGAACGTGAGCAGTGTTTAGTATACCGAACCATTGAAGACTTAGAGGCGATTACTGCCGCAGCGAATAAGTCTAAAGTCGGGGTTGTTGTTGGTGGTGGTCTACTCGGGCTTGAAGCTGCTAACGCTCTAAAGCAGTTAGGGGTTAAAACCCATGTGGTGGAGTTTGCACCTCAATTAATGCCAGTACAATTGAATGACAAAGCAGGTGAGCTGCTATGTAGCAAGATTGAAGATCTGGGTGTAAGCGTGCATACCTCTAAAGCTACCACAGCGATTATAGACGGCGAAACCGCGCTGCACCGAATGACTTTCAATGATGATACTTATCTTGAAACTGACATGATCGTGTTCTCAGCCGGTATTCGACCTCAAGATAGCCTTGCTCGCAGCTCAGGGATCGCGATTGGTGAGCGTGGCGGTGTCGAAATTAACGATGACTGTTTAACCTCGGCTAAAGATGTGTACGCGATTGGCGAGTGCGCATTGTGGCAAGGGCGCATATTTGGACTTGTAGCACCTGGTTATCAAATGGCTCGTGTCGTAGCATCACATATTGCGGCGGGCACCGATAGCGCGGCTCAAACTCAACAGTTTAAAGGCGCCGACATGAGCACCAAACTTAAATTGTTAGGTGTTGATGTCGCTGCCATTGGTGAAAGTCGCGGTTTTGATAATGCCCAATATGTTGAGCTTTCAGACAATCAAGCTGGCATTTATAAAAAGCTTTGGTTAGATGAGTCAGGCACGCTACTCAAAGGTGCAGTGCTAATTGGTGATAATGCTGATTACAACAAACTGTTAGATCTGTATTTGTCTCAAGATGAAATTGAAGGCTCAGCGGTAGATTTACTGCTAGCTGGCGCTGAAAGTGAAGCCGATTTAAAAGATACCTCGATTGTATGTTCCTGCCATCAAGTGACCAAGGGCGATATTGTTGAAGCGGTAAAAGCCGGTAGTCACAACATGCCGGAGATAAAAGCCTGTACCCGCGCGGCTTCAGGCTGCGGTGGCTGTGCGCCTTTAGTGCAAAAAATTATTGATCAAACGCTGGAAGCTGAAGGACTCGATTTCAATAAAGGCATTTGTGAGCACTTTGAGCATGACCGCCAGGCTTTGTACCACATTTGTAAAGTTGAAGGCATTAAAGACTTTGAGACCCTGATTAAAACCCATGGTAAATCAACAGATGGCCATCACTATGGTTGCGATATCTGCAAGCCAGCTGCTGCGTCGATATTCGCCAGCCTAAGTAACGACTATGTGCTCAATCAAGACTTATCACACGTTGCCTTGCAAGACACTAATGATGCTTATTTAGGTAACCTGCAAAAAGATGGCACTTACTCGATTGTGCCGCGTATTGCTGGTGGTGAGATCACCCCAGACAAGCTGATTGAAATTGGTCAAGTCGCTAAAGAATATGACCTCTATACCAAGATTACTGGCGGTCAACGTATCGACTTGTTTGGCGCTCAGTTAGCGCAATTACCTGAGATTTGGAAACGCCTTATTGATGCAGGTTTTGAAACGGGCCACGCCTATGGTAAGTCATTGCGAACGGTCAAATCATGTGTGGGTAGCACCTGGTGTCGCTATGGCGTACAAGATTCAGTTGGCATGGCGATCGCACTTGAAAATCGCTACAAGGGTCTTCGCAGCCCGCACAAATTAAAGTTTGCCGTATCAGGTTGTACCCGTGAGTGCGCTGAGGCACAAAGCAAAGATATCGGCGTTATTGCTTCAGATAAAGGCTGGAATCTATATGTTGCTGGTAACGGCGGTATGCGTCCACGCCACGCAGATTTATTTGCAACCGACTTAACCACCCAGGAGCTGTATACCTATATCGATCGTATCTTGATGTTCTACGTCAAAACAGCAGACAAGCTGCAGCGTACCTCAACCTGGATGGAATCATTAGAAGGTGGTCTTGAATACTTACAATCCGTAGTCATTGAAGATGCGTTAGGTGTTAACGCTGAACTAGAAGAGCAAATGGATCTGATTGTTGAACGTTATCAGTGTGAGTGGAAAACCAGTCTTGAAAAACCTGAGTTCCTGTCGAGATTCAACGAGTTTGTTAACCCAGACAGTGCACCTAAGGTTGCAACTCATCAATATCAACGTATTAGGGAGCAGCGCTTCCCTGCAGTTAATGCCGACAACTCACAAGGTGCTGGCAATATTGCGATTAAACAAATTCTAGATACTGATCCACAACAGCATGACCCACAACAGAATGATCAACAAAAAAATGAACAAAAAGCAGAGCAAATGGAGGAGCTAGTATGA